One stretch of Eupeodes corollae chromosome 2, idEupCoro1.1, whole genome shotgun sequence DNA includes these proteins:
- the LOC129945154 gene encoding uncharacterized protein LOC129945154, with the protein MLSIIAKLFDPLGWISPCNITAKLMMQRLWELRCDWDDPIPAALKKDWDAFLRELHLIERLRIPRWIQLSKTNKAIELHGFCDASMKAYGAAVYVRVLDSKDKIHVNLLLSKNKVAPNQRTITLPRLELCGAVVLAELLQYTKEVLAIPNVKTYAWTDSTIALAWIRATPAKWTTFVSNRVSETQRLVGIDCWGHVGTLHNPADLASRGVYPSELESLTSWWNGPEFLRKKWVFDLPDQPTEIDVVEEQRTIKAFTIHAKKSDSILQTIYNFSSLLKFIRIIATCYRFITRCRPKLGPNTGSLKPRVGNCPPIHRQSSTKGNV; encoded by the coding sequence ATGCTATCAATTATAGCCAAATTATTCGATCCTTTGGGTTGGATCTCACCATGCAACATCACTGCAAAGCTTATGATGCAGCGTTTATGGGAGCTTCGCTGCGACTGGGACGATCCAattccagctgctttgaagaaaGATTGGGATGCTTTTCTCCGAGAACTCCATCTGATCGAACGGCTGCGGATTCCAAGATGGATCCAGTTGAGCAAGACGAATAAGGCGATCGAGCTACATGGATTTTGCGATGCTTCTATGAAGGCTTACGGTGCAGCAGTGTACGTACGAGTCCTGGATAGTAAAGACAAAATTCATGTCAATCTTCTTTTGTCAAAGAATAAGGTAGCTCCAAATCAACGTACAATAACTCTACCTCGTCTTGAGCTTTGTGGCGCAGTAGTGTTGGCAGAGTTGTTACAATACACCAAGGAAGTGCTAGCAATTCCAAATGTGAAGACGTACGCATGGACAGATTCCACAATTGCACTTGCCTGGATACGTGCCACTCCCGCCAAATGGACCACATTCGTATCCAACCGTGTGTCGGAAACCCAGCGGTTAGTGGGGATCGATTGCTGGGGACATGTCGGAACGCTTCATAACCCAGCCGATCTGGCGTCCAGGGGTGTATATCCATCGGAACTGGAGTCACTTACGTCGTGGTGGAATGGTCCAGAGTTTCTGCGAAAAAAATGGGTATTCGATCTTCCAGATCAACCCACCGAAATAGACGTTGTAGAAGAACAACGCACAATAAAGGCATTCACTATACATGCGAAAAAAAGTGATAGCATATTACAGACTATCTACAACTTTTCGAGTCTTCTCAAGTTTATAAGAATTATCGCCACCTGTTATCGTTTCATAACAAGATGTCGACCCAAGTTGGGACCTAATACAGGATCACTTAAACCAAGAGTTGGAAATTGTCCTCCTATTCATCGTCAAAGCAGCACAAAAGGAAATGTTTGA